From Variovorax sp. PMC12, the proteins below share one genomic window:
- a CDS encoding ABC transporter substrate-binding protein, with protein MRPFAIPHTAAAVACTALVATAALLGASNAAAQGTVNALCSTDAGWCEAAAAAFTRETGIKVQQAHKGTGEIGAQLRAEAANPKTDIWWGGTGDPFLQAAEQGLLEPYRPAYINDLYDWSVRQYAMSQNMVGGFYTSAIGFGFNTDLLKRKKLHEPRCWADLVKPEYKGEIEISHPASSGTAYTIIAGLVQQMGEDQAFEYLRKLHRNVTSYTRSGQAQAPNVAKGEVAIGVSFIFGFERWRYDKFPVKTAAPCEGTGYEIGGIALVKGARNKENAKRYYDWLMSPAGQSIGGKAGSLQSPANKTFKPDPRIPSMADVKLIKYDFEKYGKAAERKRLIDRWTREVESQPK; from the coding sequence ATGCGCCCATTCGCCATTCCACACACCGCAGCCGCCGTCGCATGCACGGCCCTCGTGGCCACGGCGGCGCTGCTGGGCGCGTCGAACGCGGCCGCGCAGGGCACCGTCAACGCGCTGTGCAGCACCGACGCTGGCTGGTGCGAGGCCGCCGCCGCGGCCTTCACGCGCGAGACCGGCATCAAGGTGCAGCAGGCCCACAAGGGCACCGGCGAAATCGGTGCGCAGCTGCGCGCGGAAGCTGCCAACCCCAAGACCGACATCTGGTGGGGCGGCACCGGCGACCCGTTCCTGCAGGCCGCCGAGCAGGGCCTGCTGGAGCCCTACCGGCCGGCCTACATCAACGACCTGTACGACTGGTCGGTGCGCCAGTACGCGATGTCGCAGAACATGGTGGGCGGCTTCTACACCAGCGCCATCGGCTTCGGCTTCAACACCGACCTGCTGAAGAGAAAGAAGCTGCACGAGCCCAGGTGCTGGGCCGACCTGGTCAAGCCCGAATACAAGGGCGAGATAGAAATATCGCACCCCGCCTCCAGCGGCACGGCCTACACCATCATCGCGGGCCTGGTGCAGCAGATGGGCGAGGACCAGGCCTTCGAATACCTCAGGAAGCTGCACCGCAACGTGACCAGCTACACCCGCAGCGGCCAGGCGCAGGCGCCCAACGTGGCCAAGGGCGAAGTGGCCATCGGCGTGAGCTTCATTTTCGGCTTCGAGCGCTGGCGCTACGACAAATTTCCCGTGAAGACCGCCGCGCCCTGCGAGGGCACCGGCTACGAGATCGGCGGCATCGCCCTGGTGAAGGGCGCGCGCAACAAGGAGAACGCCAAGCGCTACTACGACTGGCTCATGAGCCCCGCGGGCCAGTCCATCGGCGGCAAGGCAGGCAGCCTGCAGTCGCCGGCCAACAAGACCTTCAAGCCCGACCCGCGCATCCCGTCGATGGCCGACGTGAAGCTCATCAAGTACGACTTCGAGAAATACGGCAAGGCGGCCGAGCGCAAGCGGCTGATCGACCGCTGGACCCGGGAAGTGGAATCCCAGCCGAAGTGA
- a CDS encoding DUF3761 domain-containing protein translates to MNNKNPRTLWIAACLGLAAFAAQAQVPADAPAGTTVQCKDGSYASPDTRSGACRGHKGIKTWFGKGAAAAPAAPAAAAAPAVQTQSADVGKTGVAPSTGTATKTPGAPDPTKMAAAPGGGAGKVWANDETKVYHCMGDRYYGKTKKGEYLSEADAKAKGMHASHNKTCS, encoded by the coding sequence ATGAACAACAAGAATCCCCGGACGCTGTGGATCGCCGCCTGCCTCGGCCTGGCCGCCTTCGCGGCGCAGGCCCAGGTGCCGGCCGACGCGCCGGCCGGCACCACCGTGCAATGCAAGGACGGCAGCTATGCGTCGCCCGACACCAGGTCAGGCGCCTGCCGCGGGCACAAGGGCATCAAGACGTGGTTCGGCAAGGGCGCGGCCGCGGCGCCTGCAGCGCCTGCTGCCGCCGCGGCTCCGGCCGTGCAGACGCAGTCGGCCGATGTCGGCAAGACCGGCGTCGCGCCGAGCACCGGCACGGCCACCAAGACCCCCGGCGCGCCCGACCCCACGAAGATGGCCGCCGCGCCCGGCGGCGGTGCCGGCAAGGTGTGGGCCAACGACGAGACCAAGGTCTACCACTGCATGGGCGACCGCTACTACGGCAAGACCAAGAAGGGCGAATACCTGAGCGAGGCCGATGCCAAGGCCAAGGGCATGCACGCCTCCCACAACAAGACCTGCTCGTAG
- the htpG gene encoding molecular chaperone HtpG, translated as MADSSNTKLPFQAEVAQLLHLVTHALYSNKEIFLRELISNASDACDKLRFEALDHPELYEGQSDLDVRLSFDKAARTITITDKGIGLSRQEAIDNLGTIAKSGTKDFMSKLSGDQKADAQLIGQFGVGFYSGFIVADRITVESRRAGLPADQGVRWVSGGAGDFEVADITRPERGTSITLHLRDDADEYLNAWKLKQIVGKYSDHISLPILMEKEEWKEGENDQPGDMVKTGEWETVNKANALWSRPKKDITAEQYEEFYKSISHDYEAPLAWSHNRVEGSTEYTQLLYIPAKAPFDLWNRDKSAGVKLYVKRVFIMDDAEALLPSYLRFVKGVIDSADLPLNVSRELLQESRDVKAIREGSTKRVLGMLEDLAKKQKTGPESTEGRIDVGSGESVPAPEPTEAVTDVVDKNAPTAAEAAASAADESGKYAKFYAEFGAVLKEGLGEDFGNRDRIAKLLRYASTTTDTVSVSFADYKARMKEGQDAIYYITADTLAAAKNSPQLEVFKKKGIEVLLMTDRVDEWALNYLNEFDGTPLQSVAKGAVDLGKLQDEAEKKAAEEAAESFKPLLEKLKEALKDKAEDVRVTTRLVDSPACLVVQDGGMSTQLARMLKQAGQPAPELKPVLEVNAEHPLVKKLEGSAHFDDLANILFDQALLAEGGLPADPAAYVRRVNALLV; from the coding sequence ATGGCTGATTCCTCCAACACCAAACTCCCGTTCCAGGCTGAAGTCGCGCAACTGCTGCACCTCGTCACGCATGCGCTTTATTCGAACAAGGAAATCTTCCTGCGCGAGCTGATCTCGAACGCCTCCGACGCGTGCGACAAGCTGCGCTTCGAGGCGCTCGACCACCCCGAGCTGTACGAGGGCCAGTCCGATCTCGACGTGCGCCTGTCCTTCGACAAGGCCGCGCGCACCATCACCATCACCGACAAGGGCATCGGCCTGTCGCGCCAGGAAGCCATCGACAACCTCGGCACCATCGCCAAGAGCGGCACCAAGGACTTCATGAGCAAGCTCAGCGGCGACCAGAAGGCCGACGCTCAGCTCATCGGCCAGTTCGGCGTGGGCTTCTACTCGGGCTTCATCGTGGCCGACAGGATCACGGTCGAATCGCGCCGCGCCGGCCTGCCGGCCGACCAGGGCGTGCGCTGGGTCAGCGGCGGCGCCGGCGACTTCGAGGTGGCCGACATCACCCGCCCCGAGCGCGGCACCAGCATCACGCTGCACCTGCGCGACGACGCCGACGAATACCTCAACGCCTGGAAGCTCAAGCAGATCGTCGGCAAGTACTCCGACCACATCTCCCTGCCCATCCTGATGGAAAAGGAAGAGTGGAAGGAAGGCGAGAACGACCAGCCCGGCGACATGGTGAAGACCGGCGAATGGGAAACCGTCAACAAGGCCAACGCCCTGTGGAGCCGCCCCAAGAAGGACATCACCGCCGAGCAGTACGAAGAGTTCTACAAGAGCATCAGCCACGACTACGAGGCGCCGCTCGCCTGGAGCCACAACCGCGTGGAAGGCAGCACCGAATACACGCAGCTGCTCTACATCCCGGCCAAGGCCCCGTTCGACCTGTGGAACCGCGACAAGAGTGCGGGCGTCAAGCTGTACGTCAAGCGCGTCTTCATCATGGACGACGCCGAGGCCCTGCTGCCCAGCTACCTGCGCTTCGTGAAGGGCGTGATCGACTCTGCCGACCTGCCGCTGAACGTGAGCCGCGAGCTGCTGCAGGAAAGCCGCGACGTGAAGGCCATCCGCGAAGGCAGCACCAAGCGCGTGCTCGGCATGCTCGAAGACCTGGCGAAGAAGCAGAAGACCGGCCCCGAGAGCACCGAAGGCCGCATCGACGTGGGCTCGGGCGAATCGGTGCCCGCACCCGAGCCGACCGAAGCCGTGACCGACGTGGTCGACAAGAACGCGCCCACCGCCGCCGAAGCCGCCGCGAGCGCGGCCGACGAATCGGGCAAGTACGCCAAGTTCTACGCCGAGTTCGGCGCCGTGCTCAAGGAAGGCCTGGGCGAGGACTTCGGCAACCGCGACCGCATCGCCAAGCTGCTGCGCTACGCCTCCACCACCACCGACACGGTGAGCGTGAGCTTCGCGGACTACAAGGCCCGCATGAAGGAAGGCCAGGACGCGATCTACTACATCACCGCCGACACCCTCGCCGCCGCCAAGAACAGCCCGCAGCTCGAAGTCTTCAAGAAGAAGGGCATCGAGGTGCTGCTCATGACCGACCGTGTGGACGAGTGGGCGCTGAACTACCTCAACGAGTTCGACGGCACCCCGCTGCAAAGCGTGGCCAAGGGCGCGGTCGACCTCGGCAAGCTGCAGGACGAGGCCGAGAAGAAGGCCGCCGAGGAGGCCGCCGAGTCGTTCAAGCCGCTGCTGGAGAAGCTCAAGGAAGCGCTCAAGGACAAGGCCGAAGACGTGCGCGTGACCACCCGCCTGGTCGACTCGCCCGCCTGCCTCGTGGTGCAGGACGGCGGCATGAGCACGCAGTTGGCGCGCATGCTCAAGCAGGCCGGCCAGCCCGCGCCCGAGCTGAAGCCGGTGCTCGAGGTGAACGCCGAGCATCCGCTGGTGAAGAAGCTCGAAGGCTCGGCGCACTTCGACGACCTCGCGAACATCCTGTTCGACCAGGCGCTGCTGGCCGAAGGCGGCCTGCCCGCCGATCCGGCGGCCTATGTGAGGCGCGTGAACGCGCTGCTGGTGTGA
- a CDS encoding SWIM zinc finger family protein, with amino-acid sequence MSLSTEAVLALAPDDASAKAAKGLLAPAKWPTLAFSDTAVWGECQGSGSKPYQTQVDLTGPVFRCSCPSRKFPCKHGLALMLLRAQNEAGFTQGDPPPWVAEWLASRREKAEKKEARAAEPPAAADPAAAARRDAQRWKRIEAGAQELALWLDDQTQRGLASLGSEQQQAWSAMAARMVDAQAPGLGQRITQAAELIGVGEGWPARLLDRLGRLQLIVDAVPRRESLSPATLADLRTALGWPQDREALLAEGERVSDHWLVLGQCIDERDTKLVERHVWLQGRASGRRALLLDYAHGGRGFETGWVSGSERAAVLCFYPGHASQRALVAELPSDAPATAAPANDVPHDEWQRMAQQIAANPWQPLLPMVWADAVPSRDGDRWWLRLDGAPQALPMQVAAQEAWQLLAHSGGAPLRVFGEWDGEQFAPLTAWPMGTAVDSAPVWTLTGVRT; translated from the coding sequence ATGAGTCTCAGCACAGAAGCCGTCCTGGCGCTCGCCCCCGACGACGCGTCGGCCAAGGCCGCCAAGGGTTTGCTCGCACCGGCCAAGTGGCCCACGCTCGCGTTCTCCGACACCGCCGTGTGGGGCGAATGCCAGGGCAGCGGCAGCAAGCCTTACCAGACGCAGGTCGACCTCACGGGCCCGGTGTTCCGCTGCTCGTGCCCGAGCCGCAAATTCCCTTGCAAGCACGGCCTGGCGCTGATGCTGCTGCGCGCGCAGAACGAAGCCGGCTTCACCCAGGGCGACCCGCCGCCGTGGGTGGCCGAGTGGCTCGCCTCGCGCCGCGAAAAGGCCGAGAAGAAAGAAGCCCGCGCCGCCGAACCGCCGGCCGCGGCCGACCCCGCCGCTGCCGCCAGGCGCGACGCGCAACGCTGGAAGCGCATCGAGGCCGGCGCGCAGGAGCTTGCACTCTGGCTCGACGACCAGACGCAGCGCGGCCTGGCATCGCTCGGCAGCGAGCAGCAGCAAGCCTGGAGCGCGATGGCCGCGCGCATGGTCGATGCGCAGGCGCCGGGGCTCGGCCAGCGCATCACGCAGGCGGCCGAACTCATCGGCGTGGGCGAAGGCTGGCCCGCGCGGCTGCTCGACCGGCTCGGGCGGCTGCAGCTGATCGTCGATGCGGTCCCGCGCCGCGAATCGCTGTCGCCCGCCACGCTGGCCGATTTGCGCACCGCGCTCGGCTGGCCGCAGGACCGCGAGGCGCTGCTCGCCGAGGGCGAACGCGTCAGCGACCACTGGCTGGTGCTGGGCCAGTGCATCGACGAGCGCGACACCAAGCTGGTCGAGCGCCACGTGTGGCTGCAAGGCCGCGCGAGCGGGCGCCGCGCGCTGCTGCTCGACTACGCCCACGGCGGGCGCGGCTTCGAGACCGGCTGGGTCAGCGGCAGCGAACGCGCGGCGGTGCTGTGCTTCTATCCGGGCCATGCTTCGCAGCGCGCGCTGGTGGCCGAGCTGCCGTCCGACGCGCCCGCCACGGCTGCCCCCGCCAACGACGTGCCCCATGACGAATGGCAGCGCATGGCGCAGCAGATCGCCGCCAACCCCTGGCAGCCGCTGCTGCCGATGGTGTGGGCCGACGCCGTGCCCAGCCGCGACGGCGACCGCTGGTGGCTGCGCCTCGACGGCGCGCCGCAGGCGCTGCCGATGCAGGTCGCCGCGCAGGAGGCATGGCAGCTGCTGGCGCATTCCGGCGGTGCGCCGCTGCGCGTGTTCGGCGAATGGGACGGCGAGCAGTTCGCGCCGCTCACCGCATGGCCGATGGGTACGGCGGTGGACAGCGCGCCGGTCTGGACGCTGACGGGAGTGCGGACATGA